The Verrucomicrobiota bacterium sequence GGCGGCGAACCGCAATCATGGGGCGCAAATGGCGCAGGGCGAGTGGGTCGCCTTTCTGGATGATGATTGCATTCCGTCGCCAGGCTGGTTGCCCGCCTTGATCAGTCGAGCGCGAGGGAATTCGGTGGATGTTATTGAGGGGCGTACGGTGATTCCCAACAAGCAAGACCGGCCTTTGACTCATGCCGTGGAAAATCATTCGGGCGGGGTTTTTTGGAGTTGTAATCTCGCTGTTAAACGCACGTTTTTCCACCAGATTGGCGGATTTGATGAAGATTTTTTGGAAGCCGGAGGAGAAGATATGGAATTTGGCGCACGAATTAAGCGCAGTGGTTCGATTATCTTTTGCGCTGATGCCGTGGTAAATCATCCGCAATACCCTATTGGTTTGAGGCGCTTGTTAAAAAGCGTGATGCATTCTCGGTGGATCATTTTGTACCAGTTGAAGACCAAGGAGGGGCTGGACCCCGCCTGGCCGCTGCACCGATGTCTGGCACGAAGTTTGGGTACGGCACTATTGGACCACATGCGCACGACGAAACAGTTTTCGATGGGATTGACACAAGCCGCATGGAAAACGCAGGTGTTCTACGAAATGTGGAAATGGTTGGTTTTCATTCCTGTACTGGGGGTTAAATTATTCTGGCTGTGGCGTTTTAGAAGAGCAATGCTGGCTCGTGGTAATCAGTAATTTTCATTGTATATGGCGACGAATGAACATCCGATTCAGCGTGTGGCGTTGAGTTACCATCCGACGGAATGGTGGTTTGACCATCTGGCGAGTGGGTTCGCCAAAAACAATGTGACGGTCGAGCGGTTTGCCGCGCCGTTTCGCAAGGCACCTGGTTTTTCTTGGGATGTATCCCTCCAGGAGCGATTGGCTGAGTATCGGGATGACTCCGCACTATACTTAGGTTCACCGACGGTATTATATGGGGACTTGGTGAAACTGGCATGTCCGACTGCCATTTGGCATGACTACTTTTCTGAAGAAACGGACGCCGAATATCTGCCGATGGCCCAGTTATTTGACTTGGTATTTCTAACTTCAAAGGACGGTTTGAATAGGATGATTAGCAAAGGATGCGACAATGTTTTTTGGTTGCCGCATGGGTTTGATGACACGCTGGAATACAATCAGAACCTTGCCAGAATATATCAAGTCGGTTTTGTGGGGGCGACAAATCTACCGAGCCATGAAAAACGCCGTCGGTTATTGCCAATGCTGGCGGCCAAATATCGGATGAATGAGTACCAAACACCAGTGTTTGGAAATGAGATGTACCGGGTCTATAATCAGTCAAAAATCGTTGTCAATATTCCCAATCTCAGCAGCTTTAACATGCGAAACTTTGAAGCCATGGCGGCGGGCGCGCTACTCCTCACAGAACCGGTCGGGCATGGTATGAGCGAATTATTTCAGGAGGACCGTCATTATGCGGTCTATTCCAGTCCGGAAGAACTGGTGAGTAAAATTGATTACTTCCTTGCGCACGATCAGGAACGCGAGACGATTGCCCGGAGCGGCCAGGCGGAGGTAGTTGCCCGGCATTCCTACCGCCACCGTGCGGCCGAAGTGCTGTCCCGCGCCAGCCAAATCCAGGGGCGGCGCTGGCGTTCTCAGAATCCGGATCACCTGGCGAAGTGCTATGCCGTTTTTTACCATCGGCAACAACGGCTGGATTTGTTGCTGCGCCTGTTGAAAAAGCCCGGGCTGGGGGCGGGGGCCCGGTGGTTTGTTTTACTGCGGTGTCTGCGGGGCGTCTTGGCGGCCCTCAAGCAACCCGCCCCATGCTGATTTGCGGTTATGAATAATTCTCAAACTGACCAATCCGATGTGCCTTCCGCCAGTGATCCGCTGGCCGTCTTTTTGAGCGATCCTGGGTCTCATCTGGCGGATATCCTTTACCTGAATTTCCGCGTCTATAAAAAGCATTTGCTATGGCAGTTTTTCGAGACGGCTTTGGCTGCGCTCAAACCCGGTACCGAACAGGCATTGCATGTAGTGGACGTGGGGGCGTAGATGGGGCATGACGCGCGCTTTTTGCTTCACAAGCTCACCCATGGTTTTGAGCAGGCGCCACCGTGGAAGCGCACCTGCTTGCACTTGATCGAAGGTGACTCTGATTTGTTGGCCCGCGGCAGGGAGTTTTGGCGTGGCACTGAGGCGAAAATACCATTGGACTGGGAATTCATCCAGGCGGCTTTGGTGGAGCCTTTGCCATTGGCCAGTGACTCACAGAATCTGGCTGTCTGTTCGGAAGTGGTGGAGCATCTGGTTGCACCAGAGAATTTGTTTGCCGAAATTTTTCGCATATTAAAGCCCGGTGGATTTTTGATTTTGACCACGGACAATTCGCCCTCCGCGCTGCAAATGGTGCGCCGCATTCCGGTGTGGCTGAAAGGGCAATACCGGCAACAATATGCCCGCCCGGACAAGGCGGAGGTAGTGACCGCCGAGGCGTCCATTCGTGGGAAAGAATATGAAATTTACGGACATATTAACTTAAATCCGACGCGCATTTGGGAACAAATCGCGCGTGGCGTGGGATTCGAGATATTCAGTTTTGGCACCTATGAATCGATTCGGCGTGGCGGTGGCAGTAAATCTCCGGGGGCCTTGGCTTTCTATTTTACGATGGGCTTTATCGTTTCCTTACTGCCGCGAAGTCTCGGACGGTTTTTTGGTGACACGACGGCCTTATTGTTGCGCAAACCTCAGTGAGCGATGCGCTATGGGTGATGCAGACGCCAGACCATGAAGCGTAGGTTATATTCAGAAAAAGAGTGGCTCCCGGTGGGAGTTCCGCATGTTTTTCTGCTGGATGCCTTTTGGGGATGTGATCGTTACGACCCAGAAAATAATTACCGGCAAGTCACGGCGTCATACTTTCGAGATGCGTCAAGTATTTTCGAGATGGTTGCCACCTTGGCGGAATCTGATGCTGCGTTATTACCGATGGATTGGCATGATACCATTTCCAAACCTCAATTAGCCGCACTGGCACAACGTATTTTCACGACAGCTCGTTTGGGCGGCAAGCCGGTTATTGTATTTTTGATTTGTGACGCCCCAATCAAGGTGAATTGGCCCCCTCACGCATTGGTGATTCGTATTGCCGTGCATCGGTCATGGCGACAGCCGAATGAGCATATTATTCCTCAGTGGAGCAAGGATTATATTCAGGATGAGCAGGGGGGGGTATTGGTCACTCGTGAAAAGGCGCTTTGTCCTGTTGTTGGTTTTTGCGGTTACGCACCTCCTTTGGGCATGCGATGGAGCCGGCAGAAGTTAAAGGAAACCTTGCGGCTATTCGCGTACTATGCGGGCTTGGCAAAATGGGCGCCCACCCGTACCGCGCACGCTGCCCGAGTTCGGGCGCTCTTGGAACTGCGAAAATCTCCGTTGGTGGAATGTAATTTTCTCATCCGCGAACAATCCGCCTTTGCAAATTCGATGGGGGCATTCCTGCCAGGCGGATCTGTGGAAGCAGCACGCGTGCGGCGGCGGGAGTTTGTCAATAACTTGGTGGCCAGCGATTATGTGCTTTGCTCGCGTGGGTGGGCAAACTGCAATATTCGATTTTATGAAGCGCTCAGTGCCGGACGCATCCCTGTATTGGTAGATACGGATTGCGTGCTTCCATACGAAGGGCTGATTGACTGGGAAAAATATTGCGTGATTGTGAAAGAATCCGAATTGGCCGACATTGGCCGGCAGGTGTCGGCGTTTCATTCCGGCTTGTCATCGGCTGAGTTTGTTGCCCGTCAAAAGGCGTGTCACCAACTTTATCATGAATGGCTTGGACCGCAGGGGTTTTTTAGTCATGTTCATTTATTACTGAAGCCATTCAAAGAAAACGGGTTCATTTTTGGAACTGAATAACATCAAACGCATGCCGATCCGCATTAAACACGCTTTCCGCAGGATTTTCACCAGCCCTGAGTATGTGTTGCGCCCTCAAAATGTTCTCCGGCGGTTGCTGCTGCGCCGCAAGTACCATCAGTTGCAGGTGGCGATTGTGTTGCCGTTTGGGGCTACGATTCTGGTGGAGGAGGGAGATTACATTGGAAATCATCTTATCAATACCCGTTGTTATGACCCGGCGTTAAGTGAACTCATTTGGCGGCTGGTTCAGCCGGGGGATGTATGCGTGGATGTGGGGGCAAACATCGGGTACATCACTCTGCTGATGGCCATGCGGTGCGGACCGCGCGGCCGTTGTGTTAGCTTTGAAGCGGATCCGGTGATCTATGAAAAGCTCAAGCAAAATACTGCCCGAAATAACCTAGGACAGGTGGTAATCTTGCATAATCTGGCTGCTTCCAACGAAAACAAGTCGCTCTTCTTTCAGTCAGCCAGAGGCTTGAATTGCGGGTTGGGGCATGTGGTTGAAAGCGGGAACGTCGGCGCCGAGGCTGGCTCTCTGATTACCATTCAGGCGGTGCCCTTGGACGAACACCTTTCCGCGTATCCGTTTATTCGAGTGGTGAAGTTGGATGTTGAAGGCCACGAGTATCGGGTGCTGCAAGGCATGGATCGAATGTTGCGTGAGCACCGTGTGGGAAATTTGTTTTTTGAAAACCACGAACGTGAAACCTCTCCAATTCTGCCACTGCTAACCGGCTTTGGCTATCAAGTTTTTCAGATTGCCAAACGTTTTTCTGGCCCATCGCTGGGAAAAATCAATGAGCTGTCGGGTTATAATTTGGAACCAAATTATGTTGCCACCTTGTGCCCGGACGCTTTAAGTGCGCTGGCGCACAATAAGGGATGGCATGTGTTTTGAATGGCACATTCCCCTTTAGTGGATGCCCGGCGGTTAGAAGGAATATTGCGGTGTTAAAATGGTTGACACACATGTCCGGTTTGTCGTGGATGTTGGCGCTGCTCGCCGCTGCCTATTTACTCGTGGGATTTTATGGCATGGTTTTTCGCGACCGCGGTGCCTTGGATCTTCGGCTGCGGTGGCTGAGTCAACAAACGGCTGCGAAGGAGGCAAGTCCTGATGCGATAACGGAAACGATTCAATATCAGCCATATCCTCCATGGGCTTTCTTTAGTGGCCAACTGTTTGTGCTATCCATGTCTTGGGCCGCTTCCAAAATATATTTTGCCGGTGTAAATTTAGTAGCGTTGCTGAGCTTAGTGTGGTGGCTGATCTTGATTGGCAAGGGGTACTCCAATGTGGAACGGTGGTTTGTCATTTGTACGGCGTTCGCGGTGGCGGGAATGGCGGTATGCTTGCGATTGGG is a genomic window containing:
- a CDS encoding glycosyltransferase family A protein, with the protein product MSKMANAPFISVVIPTCHRNDLLARCLALLHPDVLNLASEEYEVIVTDDGVNTTAERLLGDQFPYVHWTAGPKRGPAANRNHGAQMAQGEWVAFLDDDCIPSPGWLPALISRARGNSVDVIEGRTVIPNKQDRPLTHAVENHSGGVFWSCNLAVKRTFFHQIGGFDEDFLEAGGEDMEFGARIKRSGSIIFCADAVVNHPQYPIGLRRLLKSVMHSRWIILYQLKTKEGLDPAWPLHRCLARSLGTALLDHMRTTKQFSMGLTQAAWKTQVFYEMWKWLVFIPVLGVKLFWLWRFRRAMLARGNQ
- a CDS encoding glycosyltransferase; translated protein: MATNEHPIQRVALSYHPTEWWFDHLASGFAKNNVTVERFAAPFRKAPGFSWDVSLQERLAEYRDDSALYLGSPTVLYGDLVKLACPTAIWHDYFSEETDAEYLPMAQLFDLVFLTSKDGLNRMISKGCDNVFWLPHGFDDTLEYNQNLARIYQVGFVGATNLPSHEKRRRLLPMLAAKYRMNEYQTPVFGNEMYRVYNQSKIVVNIPNLSSFNMRNFEAMAAGALLLTEPVGHGMSELFQEDRHYAVYSSPEELVSKIDYFLAHDQERETIARSGQAEVVARHSYRHRAAEVLSRASQIQGRRWRSQNPDHLAKCYAVFYHRQQRLDLLLRLLKKPGLGAGARWFVLLRCLRGVLAALKQPAPC
- a CDS encoding class I SAM-dependent methyltransferase, producing the protein MGHDARFLLHKLTHGFEQAPPWKRTCLHLIEGDSDLLARGREFWRGTEAKIPLDWEFIQAALVEPLPLASDSQNLAVCSEVVEHLVAPENLFAEIFRILKPGGFLILTTDNSPSALQMVRRIPVWLKGQYRQQYARPDKAEVVTAEASIRGKEYEIYGHINLNPTRIWEQIARGVGFEIFSFGTYESIRRGGGSKSPGALAFYFTMGFIVSLLPRSLGRFFGDTTALLLRKPQ
- a CDS encoding exostosin family protein, which gives rise to MKRRLYSEKEWLPVGVPHVFLLDAFWGCDRYDPENNYRQVTASYFRDASSIFEMVATLAESDAALLPMDWHDTISKPQLAALAQRIFTTARLGGKPVIVFLICDAPIKVNWPPHALVIRIAVHRSWRQPNEHIIPQWSKDYIQDEQGGVLVTREKALCPVVGFCGYAPPLGMRWSRQKLKETLRLFAYYAGLAKWAPTRTAHAARVRALLELRKSPLVECNFLIREQSAFANSMGAFLPGGSVEAARVRRREFVNNLVASDYVLCSRGWANCNIRFYEALSAGRIPVLVDTDCVLPYEGLIDWEKYCVIVKESELADIGRQVSAFHSGLSSAEFVARQKACHQLYHEWLGPQGFFSHVHLLLKPFKENGFIFGTE
- a CDS encoding FkbM family methyltransferase; this encodes MPIRIKHAFRRIFTSPEYVLRPQNVLRRLLLRRKYHQLQVAIVLPFGATILVEEGDYIGNHLINTRCYDPALSELIWRLVQPGDVCVDVGANIGYITLLMAMRCGPRGRCVSFEADPVIYEKLKQNTARNNLGQVVILHNLAASNENKSLFFQSARGLNCGLGHVVESGNVGAEAGSLITIQAVPLDEHLSAYPFIRVVKLDVEGHEYRVLQGMDRMLREHRVGNLFFENHERETSPILPLLTGFGYQVFQIAKRFSGPSLGKINELSGYNLEPNYVATLCPDALSALAHNKGWHVF